DNA sequence from the Manihot esculenta cultivar AM560-2 chromosome 11, M.esculenta_v8, whole genome shotgun sequence genome:
agaaattaattaataaatttttacatattataaaaatttaattataaaatatttaatagttaaaactaACAGAATGATTTTATATAACAGATTCTTATACAAAAAGGAACTAGTCAAAGAACATTTGTGATCAACCACTAAGGAAGAGAAGGTGGAGCACTTTGCACACGGCAAACCATCTCTTTGGCCATTTCACACTATCCAATCCATAAATGGTTAACCGATTCTTCAAGAGACAAGACCACCAACACCATCCAACTTTGCTGAACCTTTAGCATATGCCCGTTAATGATCCACACAACCAACTTCACTATACATCAATTAAATACTATCAAAGATACTCCATCCGCAAAAGTCAATGCACACCaacaatgataaaaaaaaaaaaaccctagaTGCACTCAAATACAACAATAATTCACCCATCTAGCTGCAAATACAAACTTACCAACGCGACAACATAGTACCCAAACCAAATACTTataagaaagcaataaaagcTTCTAAACGATCTACACCTTGCATTAATAAGGAATCAGCCACTGAGTTTGCCTCTCTTAAAGTGTGAGTGAAAGATATATCCACCATCTTATAAAtagagggttttttttttttttgaaaatataaatagagGGTTTTTAAACTCACAAGAGCTAATAATATTGATTTTACTATACCACAAAAACTAAActgtattttatctttttgatgAATATTCTTAAAGTACACAACAGTCTAATTTGTTAGAATAAGAGTAAAAGAAGTATATTTATGAAATTTGGTGTGGAAATAACTACACCTTTTtttgtgtatatatatttatacagcataatagatttatttatctactcttttttgaaaataaatttattaatctatttaaataattttgtttaattaGGTGGCTGATTTTGGACTTGCACGCTTTTTTTCGGAGGCTGCTACTCACATCTCTGAATCAGCAATTATGGAAACCAGAGCGTAAGATAATTTGTACATGTCTGATTGTTTAGTGTCATTATTATGTTCTACTTctagaataattaaaataaaataaaatacatatgaaaacaaaaggaaactagtgcttctttatattttaatttcttgaatCTTGACATGAATTTTGATTGAActtactaaattgcagctataTAGATCCATATGCAATAAAAACTGGAGAATACTCTGTAAAATCAGATGTTTACTCATTTGGTGTTATGCTTCTGGAATTAATTACCGGAAGAAGGCCCATAGAAGAAGACGGCTTTGATGTTGTTGAATGGGTAAGGCGTATGAAATAGtatactttaaaaatttatgatatgtaattgtataactaaaatataataaaagctaTTTAAGATCCAAAACTCACCATTCACATGCAATCACTGATATTAATGCATTTGAAATTTCATTGATGTAAGTCCGAGTTAATAAATAgacataattatatttttatcgaTATTCTACAGGTAAAATCTGAAATTAAGAACGCTTTGCGGGatagaaaatttgaaaaatttgtaGATTCTACATTGCAAATGTTTGACGATGAAGAAATGTATCGAATGTTGTTCTGCATTGATGTTTGTATAAATTTCCAAAGTTTCGCCCATCAATGAAGaaggtaaaaaaaaattttctttttcatatattataattgataatatatacaataatttcattattattgTGCCATATAGATACTTCTAGCTCTCGACGGAATTTTGCCTTTAGACGAATTATGCAATGAGAAGGGTGATAACAAATTGCCAGGATACCCTACTTTATATCAAATTCCATCTCCTATGAATAGAAGTACAAGTATTGGGCTGAGGCAATATTCATATCAACAACTAGCAAAGGCCACCAATTATTTCTCCTTTAACAATCTTCTTGGCGAGGGTGGCTTCGGACAAGTTTACATGGGATCAGTAGATGGTCAATCCCATGCTATTAAAAAACTTCAAAATCATCGAGATTTACGGTCTCAAGGAAAACTGCAAGATGAGATTATAGTTGTTAGCCGCGTCCGTCACAAAAATCTTGTTGAACTGCTTGGTTACTGCGTTGAAGGGGCCGATAAATTtcttgttttaaagtattttcctAATAAGTCCTTGGGTTTTCAATTACATGGTGAGTCTCCTTCTTCCTCTTTGTATTTTCATAACTATtatgaatattaatataaataaaaattggttTTGTAGAAAGCGGTAAGGATTTGGACTGGGAGACGAGGATGAATATCGCTAAAGGCTCTGCAAGTGGACTAGAATATTTACATGAACACTGTAAGTATAAAATTAACTATATTCATAGCTAATAATTGCCAACCTCTTTAGCTCTTGAGGTTCTATCTATTGTTGTTTGTTTgagttaataatttatttcatcctaaatttttttatttttttatattaggtGACTCTCCTATTGTACATTTAGATATCAAGTCAGATAATATTCTTCTTGATGATGAATTTAAACCAAAGGTAAGatattttgataataattttttatattgaagCCATCATACAGTGGAACCTCTCAAAAAATATTGTTGGATgtgaaagttttattttcaaaaaatactgAAATATTATGTGAAACTCCAATAATGTCTACgttgtatttaaataataattgcaCCTTAATAGGTTAATTAGTTCTTATGATTCAATAAACTTCACATATTAGCATATTAATCTACTTAAATCATTTCGTTAATCAGGTGGCTGACTTTGGACTTGCACGCTTTTTTTCGGAGGCTGCTACTCACATTTCCGAATCAGCAATTATGGGAACCAATGCGTAAGATAATTTATATATGTCTGAGTTATTTGAGTTTTTTAGTGTCATTATTATGTTCTACTTctagaattattaaaataaaataaaatacatatgaAAACATAAGGAAACTAGTGCTTCTTTAGATTTTAATTTCTTGAATCTTGACATGAATTTTGATTGAGCTTACTAAATTGTAGCTATATAGACCCATATGCAATAAAAACTGGACAGTACTCTGTAAAATCAGATGTTTACTCATTTGGTGTTATGCTTCTGGAATTAATTACTGGAAGAAGACCCATAGAAGAAGACGGCTTTGATGTTGTTGAATGGGTAAGACCTATGCAAATAGTGtactttaaaaatttatgatatgtaattgtataactaaaatataataaaagctaTTTAAGATCCAAAACTCACTGCAGGCTTAACATGGTGGTAAGTACATCTACTCCCCCAATTCCCAAttcatatttcaaaaaaaaaaaaaaatccaaaactcatcattattatatttttattgatattttacaGGCAAAATCTAAAATTAAGAGTGCTTTGCGGGATGAAGAATTTGAAGATTTTGTAGATTCTACATTGGAAATATTTGACCATAGAGAAATGTATCGAATGTTGTTCTGCATTGATGTTTGTATAAATAACCATCCAAAGTTTCGTCCATCAATGAagaaggtaaaaaaaaaaaaaaaaaattcatatattatgttaataattaataatatattcaatAATTTCATTATTGCTATGCCATATAGATACTTCTAGCTCTTAAAGGAATTTTGCCTCTAGACGAATTATGCAATGAGAAGGGTGATAACAAATTGCCACGGTACGCTACTTTATATAAAGAAAAGTCCTATATGGAAGTTTTGAACGAGAATCAAGGAGAGCATCACGAAGCAAGCCTTGGTCAGTCTCACTGTAGGCAAGGCTTACATCAAATGACTTACATTGAGAAGTGAATGGAGCCGTGGTGCAAACTTCAAGTAAGGCTTATTCAAACTTTGGGCAGGGCTTATGTAGAGTTAAAAGACTTCTATATCCGATTCTCAAAATTTTGTGGATAACTATTTAGGAAGCTTCCtttcatatataatttaaaaaaaaaaaaaaagaatattttggGATCCTTACTTCTATTTTGGGATGAGACTTTTTTTATTCCTCTTAGACTACGAAGTAACCATTTAAAAAGGAGAGGCTCTTTTAGATTGGGGATCTTCTGACACTTTTGAATATGTCTTTATGTTAGTTGCTATACAATGTGCTTCACTAGCTAATTTCATTTATATAGCTAAGGAATTTTCAAGATGCGATTCATAAGGATTGTAAAATCGAATTAATATTAATACTCTATCTTTATTTCTGgtttctaatattttatatgcttgaaattgaattgaggaTCAATTTTATGTCTTGAGAAACACgctttaaatatgaaatttattgaagtgaactttggtgaaattaaactatttctactatcatcctattgcatgaaaatttggttctttgttttggacaaattaaatttgagattGGTTGAGGACAGGACTGTGTTTTAttgtttcattttaatttttgtgctTGAAGATAAGCAAAGGTGCAAGTGTGGGGGAATCTGATGGGTTgtaaaactcacaatttttttctcatttaatttcatgattttactataattttgatataaatatttaattttaatttgaatttaattttggacaggttTGTGGGCAGAAATTGAGAAAATGAACGAAAAGACTGAATTAAATGATTTTTGTAAGGTTACAACCTTGATCAAACTTGTAGTGCTGCCCcaactttcttcttcttttgcttagttgttataattttattatggtcaTGAGtgactaaataattattttcagttgaaggttaaattaaattgagatttgTTCAAATTGGAGGTTATGCACTTCAATtctcttcattttatttatattttctgtcaATGAATTCAGGAGACCTATTGAATCTCTTAGGAAAACAACCTAtaactaattaatctaattaaatccatAATCGTTTCATTGGGTTAATAATAAGtagcaattaacatattagtttatgttaagaaattgaTAGATTTGGTTTAAATAAATTGTGTTTTTATTGGTCAAATTTGGATTTTTCTCTCTTAATatagttgactaattaaatctacacgcgtgttggAATTTTAATtgactaggaattaatttaagcacgaagcggattaatttattcataagaaaTCATTGGTGAGATTCGCGTgcttgaccactataaccaaacaatagataagaTGAATTATGATCATCTGCAAAATATCTcaatttaattatcttcatctGAAAATTCTAACtatttatttgtttctcaaatttcaattacattgtttattattatttttacaggCACAAccactttcataaaaaaaaattcttttattctcactttttaatattaaattatttctctattttaaattggtcatttaaattaaacagaattaaaatatttgtgGAATCGATATTCACTCAccctatttataaaattttaccaattaaaaaaaatgaattttaaatttacgaATTCAATACTCATCAAAGTTGTTTCAATTCCCCGTTAGTTCTCTTTATcaatttatctaaattaaagaatgaataattaaaaaaccaTAATCATATGAATTAGATATTAGACCATCTAGATCGTtgactttgaaaaaaaaatgttaat
Encoded proteins:
- the LOC110626699 gene encoding proline-rich receptor-like protein kinase PERK15 isoform X2; protein product: MKKILLALDGILPLDELCNEKGDNKLPGYPTLYQIPSPMNRSTSIGLRQYSYQQLAKATNYFSFNNLLGEGGFGQVYMGSVDGQSHAIKKLQNHRDLRSQGKLQDEIIVVSRVRHKNLVELLGYCVEGADKFLVLKYFPNKSLGFQLHESGKDLDWETRMNIAKGSASGLEYLHEHCDSPIVHLDIKSDNILLDDEFKPKVADFGLARFFSEAATHISESAIMGTNAYIDPYAIKTGQYSVKSDVYSFGVMLLELITGRRPIEEDGFDVVEWAKSKIKSALRDEEFEDFVDSTLEIFDHREMYRMLFCIDVCINNHPKFRPSMKKILLALKGILPLDELCNEKGDNKLPRYATLYKEKSYMEVLNENQGEHHEASLGQSHCRQGLHQMTYIEK